GTTTTGGCATTGCAGCGTTCCCATGGGTCGGAGAGGCGGATCAGGGGGCAGCCGGATAGGCCGCGCTGAAACGTAACCCGGGCCGGTGGGTAACCGGCCCGGGTATTCACAGGGGAACTACTTGGTGACGCTTACACCGTAGAAGGAGTTCACGCCGAACGGGCTGATCTTGAAGTCCTGCACGTTCTGACGCATCGGCTGATAGACCGTGGAGTGGGCGATCGGGGTGATCGGCACCTGGGCCTTGAGGACGTGCTGGGCCTGCTTGTACAGCTCGGTGCGCTTGGCCACGTCGGAGGTACGCTTGGCCGCCTGGACCAGCTTGTCGTAATCCTCGAAGCACCACTTGGAGAAGTTGTTGCCGTCCACTGCGTCGCAGCCGTACAGGGTGCCCAACCAGTTGTCCGGGTCACCGTTGTCACCGCTCCAGCCGATCAGCATGGTGTCGTGCTCGCCGGCCTTGGCCCGCTTGAGGTACTCACCCCATTCGTAGGTGACGATATTCGCTTTGATGCCGACCTTGGCCCAGTCGGACTGGAGCATCTCGGCCATCAGCTTGGCGTTGGGGTTGTACGGGCGCTGCACCGGCATGGCCCACAGGGTGATCTCGGTGCCTTCCTTGACGCCGGCGGCCTTGAGCAGTTCCTTGGCCTTCTCGGGGTTGTAGCCGGCGTCCTTGATGGTGTCGTCGTAGGACCACTGGGTCGGCGGCATGCCGTTGACCGCCAGTTGGCCGGCACTCTGGTAGACCGCGTCGAGGATCCCCTGCTTGTTCACCGCCATGTCCAGGGCCTGGCGCACTTCGAGCTTGTCCAGCGGCGGGTGGGTGACGTTGTAGGCGATGTAGCCATCGTTGAAGCCGGCCTGGGACGGCATCTTGATGTTCGGGTCCTGCTTCAGCGAATCCAGGTCGGCCGGGCGCGGATTGAGGGTGATATGACACTCGCCGGCCTTGAGCTTCTGCATGCGCACCGAGGCATCGGTGTTGATGGAGAAGATCAGGTTGTCGACCTTCACATCGTCGGGCTTCCAGTAGTCCTTGTTGCCGGTGAAGCGGATCTGCGCGTCCTTCTGGTAACGCTTGAACACGAAGGGGCCGGTGCCGATAGGTTTCTGGTTGATGTCGGCGGCCTTGCCGGCCTTGAGCAGCTGGTCGGCATACTCCGCCGAATGGACCGAGGCAAAGCTCATCGCCAGGTTCTGGATGAACGCGGCGTCCACCTGATTGAGGTGGAAGCGCACGGTGTGCTCATCGACCTTCTCGACCTTGGCGATGTTGGCGTCCATCCCCATGTCGGTGAAGTAAGGGAACTCGGTGGGGTAGGCCTTGCGGAATGGATGCTCCTTGTCGAGCATGCGCTGGAAGGTGAACAGCACGTCGTCGGCGTTGAAGTCACGGCTCGGCTTGAAGTATTCGGTGCTGTGGAATTTCACTCCGGGGCGCAGGTGGAAGGTGTAGGTCAGACCGTCGTCGGACACTTCCCACTTTTCCGCCAGGCCGGGAATGACCGCGGTACCGCCGCGCTCGAATTGGGTCAGGCGATTGAACATGGTTTCCGCGGCGGCGTCGAAGTCGGTGCCGGTGGTGTACAGGCCGGGGTCGAAGCCGGCGGGGCTGCCCTCCGAGCAGAACACCAGGTTGCTGGCGGCGTGGGCGAAGGGGGCGCTGGCGATCAGCCCAGCAACGACCATGGCCTGGATGACGGCGTTTTTACGCATGTTGACCTCATGTTTTATTGTGGTTGTCAGCGTGAGGGGCCCCTTGTGGAGGCCTCGCAAGAAACTATGCAGGGCATATTCCCGAGGCAAGTGGCATCTTGGACAGAGCCCAGCAACTGTAGGCGTGCTGTACGTAGTTGTCGCATTTACGAAACTTTACGCCCGCCAAGCTGGCAAAACGCCGCCATCCGGGGAGGAGGGCGGCGTGGTGGTGTTGCCCTGTTGCACTGCGCGATCAGGGCATCAGCACTTCGATGACGCCGTCGGCGTTGACCGTCACCTGGCTGGTACCCGCTTCGATCTCCGGGGTGGCCGCCGCGTCCATCATCGCCATGCCCTTGGCCATGCGCATCGGCATTGGCGGCTGGAAGCCGCCGCTGCTGAGGTTCAGGCTGATCAGCTTGTAGCCGCTGCCGCCGAGGGCCTCGGTGGCCAGTTGGGCCCTGGATCTGAAGGCCGCTACGGCGTCCTTGAGCAGGGTATCCTCGTGCTGCTTGCGGGTCGGCGTGGCGATGCTGAAGTCCATGCCGCCCATCTTCAGGGTCTTGAGCATCTCGCCCGTGAGTTTCGACAGGGTGGCGAAGCTGGCGCTTTCCAGGCGCAGCTCGGCGCGCTCGCGCCAGGCGGTGATCTGCTGGTTCTTGTCGTCGTACACCGGGTAGCTATGGCGGCTGCCGAGGGCGACGCTGACGCCTTCGGCGCCACGCGCCTGCTTGACCGCATCATTCAGGGTGCGGGTGATCTGCGCGGCCAGGGCGGCGGGATCGCTGTGCTGCGCTTCGCTGTAGAGGGTGACGTGCATCAGGTCATGGGCGATTTCCTGGCTGACCTCGGCGCGCAGGGCGACCTGGTTGTAACGGGGATCGTCGGCCTGGGCCGCGAAGCTGAGCAGGGCGGCGGCGCTGAGGGCGAGGACGCTGGCGAGGCGGGACAATGGCTGCATGGCAACTCCTTGTAAGGGTGGGGGCACGGAGGGTGCGACAGGTTCCTGAGGTTAGACGTAGCTGTTCGACTGCGCGGGTTAATTCCGGTTCCACTGCGTAGCAGTCGCCCGTTCTGCTGCGGCCAGTTGCCGCACGAGGGCGAGCGGAGCCTTGGTTATACTCGCTCGGCTCGCAAACCGCGGCTATTTGGAGAGCCCATGCTCGCACCTGTGCAGTTGTTGTCGGCCAGTCGGCAAAATCTCTGGCGCCTGACCCTGATCCGCATCCTGGTACTGGCCGCCCAGGCCGGCTCGGTCGGCCTGGCCTACAACTCCGGGCTGCTGCCGCTGCCCTGGCTGGAACTGAGCGTCACCCTGTGCATCTCGCTGATCCTGTGCCTGCTCACCGCCGTGCGCCTGCGCGGCCCCTGGCCGGTCACCGAGCAGGAGTACGCCGTGCAACTGGGCTGCGACCTGATCATTCACAGTGTGCTGCTGTACTACACCGGCGGCTCGACCAACCCCTTCGTCTCCTATTACCTGGTGCCGCTGACCATCGCCGCGGCGACCCTGCCCTGGCTGTTCACCATCGTCCTGTCCGGCCTGGCCCTGGCCGGCTATACCCTGTTGCTGGTGTGGTCCCATCCGCTGGAGCTGCCGCCCGGCCCACGGGAAAGCCTGCTGATCTACGGCATGTGGCTGAGTTTCGCCCTGGCCGCCGGATTGATCACCTTCTTCGTCGCCAAGATGGCCGAGGAGCTGCGCCGGCAGGAGGAGTTGCGTGCCGAGCGCCGCGAGGAGGGCCTGCGCGATCAGCAGCTGCTCGCCGTGGCCACCCAAGCCGCCGGCGCCGCCCACGAGCTGGGTACGCCCCTGGCGACCATGAGCGTGCTGATCAAGGAGCTGCGCCGCGAACATCAGGAACCGCTGCTGCAGGAGGACCTGGCGGTGCTGCAGGAGCAGGTCAAACTGTGCAAGGAGACCCTGCAGCAACTGGTGCGCGCAGCCGAGGCCGATCGTCGTCAGTCGGTGGTCGAGCAAGCCTGCGTCGAGTGGCTGGAAGCCGCGCTCAACCGCTGGCACCTGATGCGTCCCGAGGCCAGCTACCGCTATCAGTGTGTCGGTCGCGGCACGCCGCCGCGGCTGATGCCCCCGGCCGACCTGACCCAGGCCCTGCTCAATCTGCTGAACAACGCCGCCGATGCCTGCCCGGACGAGCTGGACATCCGCCTCGACTGGGACCATCAGTGGCTGCGCCTGAGCATCCGCGATCATGGCGCCGGCGTGCCTTTGGCGATTGCCGAACAGCTCGGCCGGCCGTTCTTCACCACCAAGGGCAAGGGCTTCGGGCTCGGCCTGTTTCTCAGCCAGGCCAGCGTCACCCGTGCCGGCGGCACGGTAAAGTTGTATAACCACGAAGAGGGCGGCACGCTCACCGAGCTGAAGTTGCCGCGTGCCTATGGCCATAGCTGATGCCGGCCCGCAAGGAGTGAACCATGAGTGAAGAGCCGCTGTTCGAAGGCGAAGAACAACCCCACCTGCTGCTGGTCGATGACGATCCGACCTTCACCCGGGTGATGGCGCGGGCCATGAGCAATCGTGGCCTGCGGGTGAGCACCGCAGGTTCCGCCGAGGAGGGCCTGGCCCTGGCCGAGCAGGACCTGCCGGACTATGCGGTGGTCGACCTGAAGATGGAAGGCGACTCCGGCCTGGTGCTGCTGCCCAAGTTGCTGGAACTGGACGCCGAGATGCGCGTGGTGATCCTCACCGGCTATTCGAGCATCGCCACCGCGGTGGAGGCGATCAAGCGCGGTGCTTGCAACTACCTGTGCAAACCCGCCGATGCCGACGACGTGCTGGCGGCGCTGCTGAGCCAGCACGCCGACCTGGACAGCCTGGTGCCGGACAACCCGATGTCGGTCGATCGCCTGCAGTGGGAGCACATCCAGCGGGTGCTGGCCGAGAACGAAGGCAACATCTCCGCCACCGCACGGGCCCTGGGCATGCACCGGCGCACCCTGCAGCGTAAATTGCAGAAGCGTCCGGTACGGCGCTGAAGTTCAGCTCGCCGGGCGCCAGTCGATGGCTGTCCGGGGTCGCGCCCCGGACCCGATGCGGCTGTGCGGAGCGCCGATGATTTCTGTGCGCTTGGCAACGATGATGGAGCGGATTCGGCGATCGGCTTGCTATCATTAGGCTCCTAAGTAACTGCCTGTCCTGGGGCTGTCATGCTCGTCGCTATCCAGCAAACCCTCGTCATCACCGCGCCGGTGTTCTCCATGTTGTTTCTCGGCGTGGTGCTCAAGCGCCTGGGCTGGATCGACGCCGCGTTCATCAACACCGCCTCGGCCCTGGTGTTCCGCGGCACCATGCCGACCCTGCTGTTTCTCGGTATCATCAGGGCGGATCTGGGCACCGCCCTGCAGCCGGCGCTGATCGGCTACTTCGTGCTGGCGACCCTGGCGACCTTCCTGCTGGCCTGGGGCTGGGCCATCCTGCGCTGTCCCGAGGCGGATCGCGGCATCTACACCCAGGGCGCCTTTCGCGGCAACAACGGCATCGTCGGCCTGGCCCTGGCCACCAGCCTCTACGGCGACTACGGCCTGGCGGTGGGCAGCGTCCTGGCCGGGGTGGTGATCCTCAGCTACAACGTGCTCTCGGCCATCGTCCTGGCGATCTACAGCCCCAACGCCAAGGCCGATCCCCGGACCATCCTGCGCAGCATCGTGAGCAACCCGCTGATCATCGGTGTAGTCCTGGCCATCCCGGTCGCCTACTGGCAGCTGGCGCTGCCGGACTGGCTGCTGACCTCCGGCGGCTACTTCGCGCAGATGACCCTGCCCCTGGCGCTGATCTGCATCGGTGGCACCCTGTCCCTGGCGTCGCTGCGCGAGAGCAGCGGCATCGCCCTGAGTTCCAGCGCGATGAAGATGGTCTGGCTGCCGCTGTTGGCGACCCTGGGCGCCTGGCTGTGGGGCTTTCGCGGCGCCGACCTGGGCATCCTGTTCTTCTATTTCGCCAGCCCCACCGCCGCGGCCAGCTTCGTCATGGCGCGGGCGGCGGGTGGCAATCATCAGCTGGCGGCGGCGATCATCGTCATCACCACCCTGGCCGGGGTGCTGACCATCAACCTCGGCCTGCTGCTGTTGCAGTGGGGCGGCTGGGCCTAGGCTCGCGCTGTTCAGGCCGGGCGTTGGCGCTGCCAGGCGCGGGCGCCGATCACCAGCAGGGTCATCGCGGTCAGCGGCAGGGCGTAGCCGAGCATGGCGTCGGCGAAGGTCTCGGCAAAGGGGCGGTCACCGGCGCTCAGCACCAGGTACAGGGTGTAGGCCGCGTAATAGGCGACAAACAGCAGGCCTTCCCAGCGGTTGATGCGGTAGCCGGAGAAGAAGATTGGCAGGCATGCGATGGCCACCGCGATCATCACCGGGAAGTCGAACGCCAGGGCATTGGCCACCACCGGGATCGGCAGCGGCGACACCAGCGAGGCCAGGCCCAGCACGCAGAACAGGTTGAAGATGTTGCTGCCGACGATGTTGCCCACGGCGATGTCCCGCTCGCCCTTGAGGACCGCCATCACCGAGGTGGCCAGCTCCGGCAGCGAGGTGCCGACGGCCACCACGGTCAGGCCGATCACCAGTTCCGACAGGCCCAGGGCGCGGGCCAGCCCGACCGCCCCTTCGACCAGCAGGTTGGAGCCGCCGACCAGCAGCACCAATCCGCCGATCAGCAGGCTCAGGTCGATCAGCCAGGCGCGGGGTTTGGGCTGCTCATGCAGACCGTATTCCGCGGCGAATTCGTCGCCCTCGGCGGCCTTGTCGCGGCGGCTGCTGACGATCAGGAAGGCGGTGTAGGTCAGCACCCCGGCGAACAGCAGGGCGCCATCGAGTCGGCTCAGCTGGCCGTCCCAGGCCAGGGCGAAGGTCAGCAGGCTGGCGCCGATCATGATCGGCACGTCCAGGCGGATCAGCTGGCGCGATACCACCAGCGGGGCGATCAGCGCGGTCACGCCGAGGATCAGCAAGACGTTGGCGATATTGCTGCCCAGCACGTTGCCGATGGCCAGGTCGCCGCTGCCGTTCACCGCGGCCTGCACGCTCACTGCGGTTTCCGGCGCGCTGGTGCCGAAGGCCACCACGGTCAGGCCGATGATCAGCGGCGGGATGCCGAATCGGGCCGCCAGCCGGGCGGCGCCGCGCACCAGCACCTCGGCGCCGACGACCAGCAGCGCCAGGCCAGCGATCAGGTAAACGAAGGTCATCGTCGTCATAGCGAAGGGCTCCAGAAAAGTGCGGCCAGTGTAGCCATCCGCACGCATGGAACCAGAGGGGCGGGGCGGCTATTGGTAACCGCTTGTAAAGGCTGGCGGCTTCAGTCGGCCAGCTGCTGCACGCGCACCGGCACCACGCCGGCGCGCAGCATGTCGAGCTGCTCGGCGGCCTTCTTCGACAGGTCGATGATGCGGCCGCGGGCGTAGGGGCCGCGGTCGTTGATGCGCACCACCA
The genomic region above belongs to Pseudomonas benzenivorans and contains:
- a CDS encoding AEC family transporter, whose protein sequence is MLVAIQQTLVITAPVFSMLFLGVVLKRLGWIDAAFINTASALVFRGTMPTLLFLGIIRADLGTALQPALIGYFVLATLATFLLAWGWAILRCPEADRGIYTQGAFRGNNGIVGLALATSLYGDYGLAVGSVLAGVVILSYNVLSAIVLAIYSPNAKADPRTILRSIVSNPLIIGVVLAIPVAYWQLALPDWLLTSGGYFAQMTLPLALICIGGTLSLASLRESSGIALSSSAMKMVWLPLLATLGAWLWGFRGADLGILFFYFASPTAAASFVMARAAGGNHQLAAAIIVITTLAGVLTINLGLLLLQWGGWA
- a CDS encoding SIMPL domain-containing protein (The SIMPL domain is named for its presence in mouse protein SIMPL (signalling molecule that associates with mouse pelle-like kinase). Bacterial member BP26, from Brucella, was shown to assemble into a channel-like structure, while YggE from E. coli has been associated with resistance to oxidative stress.); translated protein: MQPLSRLASVLALSAAALLSFAAQADDPRYNQVALRAEVSQEIAHDLMHVTLYSEAQHSDPAALAAQITRTLNDAVKQARGAEGVSVALGSRHSYPVYDDKNQQITAWRERAELRLESASFATLSKLTGEMLKTLKMGGMDFSIATPTRKQHEDTLLKDAVAAFRSRAQLATEALGGSGYKLISLNLSSGGFQPPMPMRMAKGMAMMDAAATPEIEAGTSQVTVNADGVIEVLMP
- a CDS encoding ABC transporter substrate-binding protein; the encoded protein is MRKNAVIQAMVVAGLIASAPFAHAASNLVFCSEGSPAGFDPGLYTTGTDFDAAAETMFNRLTQFERGGTAVIPGLAEKWEVSDDGLTYTFHLRPGVKFHSTEYFKPSRDFNADDVLFTFQRMLDKEHPFRKAYPTEFPYFTDMGMDANIAKVEKVDEHTVRFHLNQVDAAFIQNLAMSFASVHSAEYADQLLKAGKAADINQKPIGTGPFVFKRYQKDAQIRFTGNKDYWKPDDVKVDNLIFSINTDASVRMQKLKAGECHITLNPRPADLDSLKQDPNIKMPSQAGFNDGYIAYNVTHPPLDKLEVRQALDMAVNKQGILDAVYQSAGQLAVNGMPPTQWSYDDTIKDAGYNPEKAKELLKAAGVKEGTEITLWAMPVQRPYNPNAKLMAEMLQSDWAKVGIKANIVTYEWGEYLKRAKAGEHDTMLIGWSGDNGDPDNWLGTLYGCDAVDGNNFSKWCFEDYDKLVQAAKRTSDVAKRTELYKQAQHVLKAQVPITPIAHSTVYQPMRQNVQDFKISPFGVNSFYGVSVTK
- a CDS encoding response regulator transcription factor; translation: MSEEPLFEGEEQPHLLLVDDDPTFTRVMARAMSNRGLRVSTAGSAEEGLALAEQDLPDYAVVDLKMEGDSGLVLLPKLLELDAEMRVVILTGYSSIATAVEAIKRGACNYLCKPADADDVLAALLSQHADLDSLVPDNPMSVDRLQWEHIQRVLAENEGNISATARALGMHRRTLQRKLQKRPVRR
- a CDS encoding ATP-binding protein, with translation MLAPVQLLSASRQNLWRLTLIRILVLAAQAGSVGLAYNSGLLPLPWLELSVTLCISLILCLLTAVRLRGPWPVTEQEYAVQLGCDLIIHSVLLYYTGGSTNPFVSYYLVPLTIAAATLPWLFTIVLSGLALAGYTLLLVWSHPLELPPGPRESLLIYGMWLSFALAAGLITFFVAKMAEELRRQEELRAERREEGLRDQQLLAVATQAAGAAHELGTPLATMSVLIKELRREHQEPLLQEDLAVLQEQVKLCKETLQQLVRAAEADRRQSVVEQACVEWLEAALNRWHLMRPEASYRYQCVGRGTPPRLMPPADLTQALLNLLNNAADACPDELDIRLDWDHQWLRLSIRDHGAGVPLAIAEQLGRPFFTTKGKGFGLGLFLSQASVTRAGGTVKLYNHEEGGTLTELKLPRAYGHS
- a CDS encoding calcium/sodium antiporter, whose product is MTTMTFVYLIAGLALLVVGAEVLVRGAARLAARFGIPPLIIGLTVVAFGTSAPETAVSVQAAVNGSGDLAIGNVLGSNIANVLLILGVTALIAPLVVSRQLIRLDVPIMIGASLLTFALAWDGQLSRLDGALLFAGVLTYTAFLIVSSRRDKAAEGDEFAAEYGLHEQPKPRAWLIDLSLLIGGLVLLVGGSNLLVEGAVGLARALGLSELVIGLTVVAVGTSLPELATSVMAVLKGERDIAVGNIVGSNIFNLFCVLGLASLVSPLPIPVVANALAFDFPVMIAVAIACLPIFFSGYRINRWEGLLFVAYYAAYTLYLVLSAGDRPFAETFADAMLGYALPLTAMTLLVIGARAWQRQRPA